Proteins encoded together in one Triticum dicoccoides isolate Atlit2015 ecotype Zavitan chromosome 7B, WEW_v2.0, whole genome shotgun sequence window:
- the LOC119336959 gene encoding serine/arginine-rich splicing factor RSZ21A, which produces MARVYVGSLDPAVTARELEDEFRVFGVLRSVWVARKPPGFAFVDFDDRRDAQDAIKDLDGKNGWRVELSRNASSGRGGRDRSGGSEMKCYECGESGHFARECRLRIGSGGLGSGRRRSRSRSRSRSRSPRYRRSPSYSRRSYSRSPRRRSVSPARGRSVSRSPVRGRDESPAYGNGYRRSRS; this is translated from the exons ATGGCGCGCGTGTACGTCGGGAGCCTGGATCCTGCTGTGACGGCCCGGGAGCTCGAGGACGAGTTCCGCGTGTTCGGGGTTCTCCGGAG TGTATGGGTTGCAAGGAAGCCACCTGGTTTTGCATTTGTTGATTTTGATGACAGGAGGGATGCTCAGGATGCAATTAAAGATTTAGATG GCAAGAATGGTTGGAGAGTTGAGCTGTCTCGTAATGCAAGCAGTGGTCGTGGTGGTCGTGATCGATCTGGTGGATCTGAGATGaagtgttatgagtgtggtgagtcTGGTCACTTTGCCCGTGAATGCCGTCTGAGGATTGGTTCTGGGGGCCTAGGCAGTGGAAGGCGTCGCAGCAGGAGTCGAAGCCGCAGCCGCAGTCGGAGCCCTAGGTACCGCAGGAGTCCAAGCTATAGCAGAAG AAGCTACAGCCGCTCTCCAAGGCGTCGTAGTGTGTCACCGGCTCGTGGGCGCAGTGTGAGCAGGTCACCAGTGCGTGGACGTGACGAATCTCCTGCCTATGGCAATGG GTATCGTCGCAGCAGGAGCTAG